In Lolium rigidum isolate FL_2022 chromosome 3, APGP_CSIRO_Lrig_0.1, whole genome shotgun sequence, the genomic window CAAGTAGCGGTTGCAGGTTATCTCAGATTATGATTTAAGTTTGTGTCATTGTGGTTCATAGCATCTCGGTCCACCCCTGGTTGTCTGATGAGTAGTTTCTAGTTACTTCTTTGGAAATATAAGTACGTGCCTTGTTATCTTGGACTGCCATAGTGAAGGAACCGTCTCCATTAAATTTCTGAGGCAACTTAGCTGGAGTATTTTGATCTCTGAAAGAACTTCCTTTATTGCACAGTGACCTAGAAGTTAGGCTACACTGAATCTGTGCTAAGTTTATAAGCACTGAGGGTGTTGAAGACAAAGATGCTGAAGAACGTCTTGAGCCAGTCATGGAGGAGGGGGCACATGTGCTACGGGAAGGGCATCCAGCTGAAGCACTATATGCTTGTTCAAGTCGATTTCACAGCGGGCAGGTAATAAACCACACTTTGACTCTCTTTCTGGTATCTTGTGATAGTAACATTTAACACTTGAAACATCGATGCTGTTACAGTGCTTTAATTTTAGCAACTTGGGGATGTGTATGAAGTACTGTAATAATACTGACAATGCGGCGCTGAATTCTACGATGCAATTTTTGAAGTGACTGCATGTCTACATATTAAAATATGTGATACTGTCTGAAGGCTACGAGTTGTCCGCGGCTACTACATCAGCCAAACAATCTTGTATATAGCCAGCACATTAGAAGTTAAGTAATAAGCTGAACTAGTCATCTACTTGAGACACATCCCACGCAAGATTCATTCAGATTCAGATCCTGAATTTCTCAAAGCTTAAAGTCTGGCTAGTCTAGTTCAATATCTCCAGTCATTCTCACCACAATATGCAGCTCGTCTGATATATAGTCAGGCTAAATAATTGTTTTAAGTTTAACAATAATGGCCAGATTCTGAATTTTATATCGCTAGAATCTGGAAGTATTATTCATGTTATGTGTTATTTTTCAGGATTACTCTTGGTTGGTTTGTCGGTAGGGGATCCTTGGTCAGGAGTCAATGCTCTATCGTTTAAAAGGTAATAATCGAGAGTTCATGGATTATGTAATTTCTCGGCACGATATATGCCAATAGTAGCTACTCAAACATAAAATGAGAAATGTTAGTGTTAGATCTAATGAAGTGATTTGATTCTATTATTTGCCTTTGCACATTTTTTTTCAAAACGGAAGTGCCGGTCCCAATTGTATTGTCCAGAGTGGAGTAGTTAGGTAGCATATGAAAGAATGGAACATGCATAGCTTATGCCACATGTATGTGTGTAGCTAAGCAATGTTGTGGTTGTGGATAGCCATTGCCCTTCTATTATTTTCTGCAATCCTCTCATCCTGCCTTCCTATTTTTAGAACTAGCTAAATGATTATTCCATGCTTTTTCAGTTGTATTTCAGTTTTGAATTAAACCTGGCAGAGTACATGATTCACCTTTTTATTTGCTATCATGTTCATTAGGTCATTCATCTGCTTTGGGATGATCTGAACACTTTACAATTTACAAACCTGCTTAGTCTGAAATGCCAGGCACATATATCAGCTCACTTTTGTGTCTCATGGGTAGTCTGAAACTCCCATGCATTTCATTTACCGCTCTTCTTCAGACTTGCCATTAGTGTTTTCTATAGCATACTCCTGGATAATGATTCAGTAGCAGTAGTTGGTAGTAATAGCAGGAAGATAttccttatttattttttttctttcaaaatgccTTCTAAACATAAATGCTGCCATGGTAACTTCTTAGATGGCAGGTCACTTATCTCGTTTTTTCATGATGTTGCAGTGTTGTTTGGCCGGAATCGGAGATGAACATGGGTAGTTGGTAGTAATAGCAGGAAGATATTCCTTacttatttttttctttcaaaatgccTTCTAAACATAAATGCTGCCATGGTAACTTCTTAGATGGCAGGTCACTTATCTTGTTTTTTCATGATGTTGCGGTGTTGTTTGGCCGGAATCGGAGACGAACATGGCGGAGGCGAGCAGCAAGGAGAAGCAGCCCCTAGGTGCTCCCGGGCAGGAGGAAGAGGATCGAGCGGAGCGCGATCCGGGGATCATGGAGTGAACCTAGAGGAATATTGTGTGCGGAGGAGCACGTCGGAGAAAAATTGTAATATGAGCAAAATTGTAATTACTTGTTCAGTTTAAATACAATTATGTAGAGAAACTTTGGATCGTATATAATAAAGAGCGTATAGAATAATTAGTGAATTTGTTTTTATTCTTATATCTGAAGGTTTTGTGATTTAATGtcagtttttttttaaatcctaaAATACATACCGCCGGCACATAGGGCTGTTTGCCGGTGGTAACTTAAATTACCGCTGGCAAGCTGGGAGGTGTCGGTGGTACCTATTACCGCCGGCGAATTGGGAAAACCGCCGGGGGTATTTCCATCTTACCGCTGGCGCTTACGAATATGCCGGCGGTAgcacattaccaccggcgaggttatcgccggCGAATTCGAAAGTGCCGGCGGTAAGCTTTTTCAGgttgccggcggtaagccttttcctagtagtgaatgtGTTTAAATAATCTTTTTTTTACAAACACGTAAGCACTCACAAATACGCACATACACTCACTCATTTGAACTCACGCACATACATCCTACCAGTATGAGTACCTCCAAGATAATAGATAATGAGTCGAAGAAACTTATGTCACTACATGCCTCACTATCTTCCACTGAAAAATATTCCGCTTTTATAAGACACCAAAAGATTAAACATAGGGTTTAAACTCTGGTGGTCTAGGATTGTCAGTGCTCTCCTATCCATCCAACCACTGGTCAATAACAACGTGCTTTTAACAATGTGCTTTTAAATATGCAAATCCATGATAATAATGTAAATCCATTGAACAATTGCTCGTTCCCCACGCTCGGCCCAAACCGaattatatttttttcttttcatctCATCGTTGTCTCTTTGAGCCCATTAATTTCTCGCCGGCTCTACTTCCTCGTTCCCTCGgagaagcgaagctccgccgcctCCCCGTCGCCCATCGCCATTACCGCTCCAGACGAAGGTCTCCTCTCTTCCCTCTCCACCGTAGATCACCACCTAGTATCCCAACTCCAGATTGATGAGTTCCTTGCTGGATTTGTAGATCGACCTAACCGAACTCCTGCCTTTGTCGCTCAGGTCACGCCATGGACACGGAGGAGGACAAGGAGGagagctccaagaagaagctGAGGCAGGATAGCCCTCCAGCGACGGCGGCCAGCCTATTGACCGACGACCTCATCTTGGAGGTCCTCTCTCACCTCCCAGCCAGGTCCGTTCGCCGTTTCAAGTGCGTCTCTACGGCCTGGCGCGACCTCATTGCCGACCCCGCCCACCGCAAAAAGCTGCCTCAGACCCTTGCTGGCTTCCTGTACAATAAATACAAGCCGGGCGGCGCCCTAAGCGGACACTTTGCCAGCGTCTCAGGCGGCGCATTGCCGGTCGACCCTTCCCTCCATTTCCTGCAACCTAACAAGTTCAAGTATATCGCCCTTGAGGACACCTGCAATGGCCTTCTTCTCTGCGCCTGCTACAACAAGGAGACTCCTGACTCAGATAAGGATGAATACCGTCATGTCGTGTGCAATCCTGCCACGGAAAGGTGGATCGAGCTGCCCCCTCCACCTCAGGCTATGGCAACCAGATTTTACAGTACCACACGTCTGGCTTTCGATCCGGCAGTTTCGTCCCATTTCCACGTTCTTCAATTTTGGCAGACCATTTCGGGTGTGGAAAATTGTGCCAGAGGAGTGGACATCTTCTCGTCGCAAACTGGAGCCTGGATTCATAGAGACAGTGAGTTGTTTGACAAAATTAAATTGTTCCGTCGGACTAGGAGCGTCTTCTTTGGTGGCATGCTGCACCTGGTTGGCAGGCTGAACACCATAAACATCGACAAAGAATCTGCCCTGATGGTGCTGGTCCAGGTGGACATGGAGGGGAAGGCGTGGAAGACTATCCATCTACCCATTGGCTCTAGTTTTGAAGCAATTGGATTATCACAGGGGTGCTTGTACTATGCTGGTACTACAACCCAAACTCATATCAGTAAGAAGAATACTGTTCAAGCTACCAAGATAACACTCTGGTGCCTTGAGAATCATGATAGTAAAGAGTGGGTCTTGAAGCATAGCGCCAGCATTAATGATCCCTTGGGCATAATCTGGGTGGAGTTCAGGGTGTTCGCAATTCATCCAGATTGCAGTACCGTTTTTTTGGTTCCCATTGGAGGTGATATGTTGGCGTATGATATGCAGCATCAGAAATTTGTCGATATCCTTAATCTTGAGAAAGACAATGTTCGAGTATATCTACCTTATGTTCCTCTGTTCTCAGAGGCATTAGCAGATGCCGACGGGCAGTAGTGTTACCTACGAATAACCCCTATATATACTTCCTGTGAAGGTTTATCTGTCTGTAGGCTCTTCTGGATCTACTTGAATTATGTTGTTCAATTTGCTGGCACAGAAACAGCTCCTAGCTTTATTATCAGTTGGGAGCCATGCCTGGTCACTCAACAGATTAAGCATATCATTATTTTTAAAGGGCATGGTTACTACTGTTTGTGTTTGTCTAGCTGTTGTTCTAGACACAATTAGTTATGTGAGGCTAAATTATGCTGTAACTTGGCTCTCTTGGCCATAATATCGAATGGTTATGATTAATTTAAATCCTAATGTTAGCGAGTGCAACATGTCAAACTGTCAAGTGTACTGAAAGGTTCAGTAGGACTGGTTATTTTTGTGATGTCTATTGCATCTTATTCCTATTGTGTTTTGGTAAGGTACTTTGTTTGAGCAATCTCTTATTGTTCATGTTTGCTGTAATTAGTGAATTTGATGAATTCAGTCGAGTTTCAGCAACCTGGTCTCTTAACCTTAAGAGACTGAAATGAACATGAAATATAGGTTTGTGTTTCAGATATAAAAAAAGGGGTATTAGAAGGAGCCAGGACAGGGCATTTGTATGTGCTAGGGAAGTAGTAGATGCCATCTTCAGGACAATAACATGTACTCTTGtatgtctgtttgtttgcttcagGGCTTCAGGCACTTGCTGTTATGCAGTTGTGCGCTCTAACAGGTCTCATGGGCATCTAACCAGGGGGAAAAACGCATCTAGGAGAAATTTAGTGTACCAATGGCTGGTGCCAAaacttcttttcttttattctatTTTATTTCTGACACAGAAGCTGGTCAAAAACTATGATATTCACACTGATTTAACTATGGACAATGAAGAATATACAATGATTTTTCCTGAATAAAAAATGATTTTGACTGAATCTATGTGTGTTAGAGGTGAGCGTTCTCCACTTTTACTACCAGAATTTGACATTTTGTTACACACTGACAACGCTTGAAATTTGATTCACTTCAACCATGTTCTGAAGTACAAGTTCAATGCGCGCACGCTTAGATCTGTGCAAAGAAATCATGGCCTCATTGGCTTAAGGGTGAGATTTGTAACCTAATATTTTCCATAGTGAcaatatatatttatttaattcaaaatttagtttagaaggaTTGCTTAGATGTTACACCGAGCATTACTGAATGCCAAGAGATGCACTACATTAGCTAACAGGTGATTCGTTCATATATATTTTGTGTACCTATTATTTGTGTGAGATCCAACACTTTGAGTAATTATTCTATTTTGATCATCAGATTCGTAGAATTTCTCGGTGGATTAGTTTGATCAGAACAAACAAGTAGAGTATTGTTAGAATATATTAAATAATTTGTTTTTCAATaaagaaagtttgataaaaaatGTGGTCGTGCATGGGAGCGGCGTACACTGAAAATATAATAAAATACATAGTAGGTTTGTCTCTACAGCTACAAAACCCTTATAATCagccaccacagctggtatcattgTAGGAACGAGGAAAGGAAGGCATGCCCATTTCAATGAGATGGCGACGTTAAGTTGAAGAAATATTGATACTAAAGAACAAGATAGAATTCACCGAGAACTTTTACAGTACTCCCTGGgcctgtctaaatttggatgtatctaaacaTTAAATAGTATCTAGATGCATCTGAATTTTGGGAAACCTCTGACATGTttcatggacggagggagtaataaatttATTTCACCAGCAGTAATGAAATCCTGTCAACTGCACCACGAAGGTAGACGTTCAGATTATACTCCAAAACGATCGGTGAAAATAATGGTGAATCTTTAGAATTGTGGATTGTCATTGGGGTGCTTGTACTATGATAGATTGCTAGTACAACCCAAGCTCATATCAACAGTAGCAAGAACGTTGCCATAGCTACAAAGATCACTCTCGTGCCTTGAGAATTATGATAGTAAGGAGTGGGTTTTGAAGCATAGTGCGAGCAATGATGAGCCCTTGGGCACAACCAGGGTGCAGCGGAGGGTGTTCGCAATTCAT contains:
- the LOC124700343 gene encoding putative F-box protein At1g47790, whose product is MDTEEDKEESSKKKLRQDSPPATAASLLTDDLILEVLSHLPARSVRRFKCVSTAWRDLIADPAHRKKLPQTLAGFLYNKYKPGGALSGHFASVSGGALPVDPSLHFLQPNKFKYIALEDTCNGLLLCACYNKETPDSDKDEYRHVVCNPATERWIELPPPPQAMATRFYSTTRLAFDPAVSSHFHVLQFWQTISGVENCARGVDIFSSQTGAWIHRDSELFDKIKLFRRTRSVFFGGMLHLVGRLNTINIDKESALMVLVQVDMEGKAWKTIHLPIGSSFEAIGLSQGCLYYAGTTTQTHISKKNTVQATKITLWCLENHDSKEWVLKHSASINDPLGIIWVEFRVFAIHPDCSTVFLVPIGGDMLAYDMQHQKFVDILNLEKDNVRVYLPYVPLFSEALADADGQ